In Bernardetia litoralis DSM 6794, the genomic window TGATATAAAGATATGCACCTGCTGTTTTGCCTTCTAAATAAATTTTGTTTTGATGCAATTCATAACCTCCAACTATCTGTAAAGACAAAAAAACGATTCCCAAACCAAAAACTGCTAAAAGATTATTCTTTAATTTCTTAAAATTATCTTTATAAAACTGTTGGCGTGCCTTTTCTAAGAAAAAACTACTGCTCACAATAGCTATTGTACTAATAAAAAAAGAATATGGAAACTGAATAGGGTTTGTAACTGCTTTTATTAAAGATTCATTAAAGAACAATAACATTAAAAGCGTAAATGCCATAAATATTCCCATTATACCCAAATACATCATCATAATGTAGGGGTGTTGTTGTTCCATTTTTTCAAGAGTAGTTTTTTTCTCTCTAATATTGGTTTGTTCTTGTTGTTGCATAAAAAGAGGAGCTGTTTTTTTATTACAAAATAAAGATAAAATTTAACATAATTAAAAGTATATAAAAAAGGTCATTAAAATTAAAAATGTAATCTTTCTTTCTCTTATCTTTTTTTGTCTTTTGAATATTTTGATAAATGTCTAATCAAGTGAAATGTTTAAGTTATTTGTTATAATGCTATTTATTACGAAGATACAATTTTTATATAAAAAAAACGAAGCAAACACCTTGACTTTTAGAGAGTTTAAGAGTATAGCCAAAATTAATCTAGTACCTTTTGACTAAATTTTTTATTATTTCTTAAAAAAACGTTTTTTTACTAAATTTTTCAATGTTTTGACTTTTCTATTCCTTAGCTTCTTAAACACAGATACATATAATTTAGTTTTGGTTGCTTAGAAAAAGAACTAAGGAATATATTTTTAAATAAATTACTCTTTTTGAATTTTAATTTATTGATAATCAGGAGTTTATATTTGGAATTGTTCCTAAATTATTAAATGAATAAAAATCCTACAAATAATTCTTGATTAAATCTTCTAATTTATTTTGTCCTTCCAAAATCAGTTGAACAAATTCTCTCAAAGCTCCTTCGCCTCCTTTTCTTTCAGTTACAAAATCAACTCTTTCCAAAACTTCTTTCATAGCATCTTTTGGAGCTGCGCTCAATCCACAACGTATCAAAATAGGCAAATCTATCCAATCATCACCGATATAAGCAATATTTTCAGGCTGTATATTATTTCCCTTTAGAATAGTTTCAAAGGTTTCTAGTTTGGCATTTATTCCTCCTTTTCCGTGATAGTGGAAATCAAAACCAAGTTCTTGACAACGTTTTTTGACTACATCAGATTCTCTTCCGGTAATTACTCCGATTTTAAAACCTAATTTTTGAAGTGGTTTGATGATAAAACCGTCTTTTACATTAAAATTCTTGTATTCTAAAAAGTTATTATCATAAATAATTTTGCTATCTGTCAAGACACCATCTACATCGGTAAGGATTATTTTTATCTTCTGCGTTTTTTCTTTTAAAGAAGTATTCATTTTTTTGGTATTTTATTGATTGGATTATCAAAGTCTGAAAATTAGAAATGTAAGTACATAAAAAAACCATTGCTTTTCAAAAAAACAACAGTTTTAAAGTTTTTGAAAATAATGTTACTTATTTGGACAAGCATCTTCTGCAGATTTTCCACAATAACTGCACGAACCGTCATCCGTTTTTAAGAATGGACTCTGACTAGCACATGTTCCTCTAAACTGCCCTTGTTTCTGAAAAAACATTCTGACTCCCATTCCTATGAAATAAATCATAAGAACACCTATTGCAAGAATGATTGTATATAAGATTGTCATAATTTTGAAGTATTGATTGAAATTTTTTTACAAAAGTACAAAAAAGTCTTGAACTGTATTTTTATTACTGCTTACGAATAATGCTTCTTTACTTAATATCAACTAGTATAAAGCAAGATTAGTTGAGAAAATAAAGTTTTTTTAGGAATTAAGTCTATTTCTATCTAATTCCATCTAAAATGAAATTTGATTTTTTAATAAAACTGGCTACCTTTGCAGACTAAAATTTTGTGAAGGGTTGTGTATCAAAACAAGTACAGAAGTCTAGTTTGTCAATCTGGTTCACAAATTTGTCAGTACTTATTTTAGTTAGACTGAACACTCATTTTTAATAAAAAATATTTCTATTAAAAATTTGAAACTCAATTTCACATTAACCTTATTTTAAAAAAAATACACGGATAGATTATGGCTATAATTACCTCAATTCAGAAACGTACAGGGCTACTTATGGGAGTTATTTTTGTCGCACTTGCAGCCTTTCTTCTCACCGAATGGATTGGTGGAAATATGAAAGCAGGTGGAGGAGAACAAATCATTGGAGAAATTGATGGGACAGAAATCAAATACCAAGATTTTAATAATCAGCTTCAAATCATGCGTGATAGAATGGAAGCCAGCCAACAGTCAAAAATAAATGAATCTCAGTTGCCGATGGTTCGTACTCAGACTTGGAATCTGCTTGTTACTCAATATGCACTCAAACCTGAATGGGAAAAGTTGGGTATCACAGTAACAGAAGATGAAGTTGTGGATATGGTACAAGGAAATAATATTTCTCCTCAAATCAAACAAGCATTTACTGACCCAAAAACAGGTGTTTTTGATAAAGACAAAGTAATTGCATTTATTCGTAATCTTCAAAGCCAGTCGCCACAAGCACAACAACAATTTGCAGCTTTCGAACAAGAACTTCCAGAGTCCCGTAGAAGTGAAAAATACGAAAACTTACTTCGCAAATCTGTTTATGTTACTACTGCAGAAGCAAAACGTCGTTATGAAGACGAAACAATAAAATTAGATTTGAAATATTTGTATGTTCCTTATGCAAATATTCCAGATTCAACTGTAACTGTTACAGAAGAGCAGATTAAAGAATATTATAATGCTAATAAAGAAGATTATGATGATGCAGCTTCTATTGCAGTAGAATATATTACTATTCCGATTGCTCCTTCAAAAGAGGATAGCACAGATACTAAACGTTATTTGACTAATATCAAAGATAAGTTTGCAGCAACAGAAAACGATACAGCTTTTATTGCTCAACATTCACAAATAGAAGCAAATTTTGCAGAACTTGCTCCTTCTAACTTTCCTAAGCCTCTTGCAAATCAAATGGGAGAAGAAGTAGTAGTAGGGTTTGTAGCTAATCCTGCTGCTATGAATGGAACATATAAAATGTTTAAAGTAGTAAAAGAATTAGGATTAGCAGTAGATTCTGTAAAAGCAAGTCATATTTTATTTAATATACAAGGCAAATCACCTGAGGAAAAATTAGCTATTGAAACAAAAGCAAAAGAAATATTAGCACAAGCTAAAGGTGGTTCTGACTTTGCAAAACTTGCTGAAGAGCATAGTGAAGATCAAGGTAGCAAAGTAAAAGGTGGAGATTTGAGTTGGTTTGGTCGTAATGCAATGGTAAAACCTTTTGAAGATGCTTCTTTTGGTGCTACTGAGAATGGTGTTTTATCTGAATTGGTTGAGACTCAGTATGGATATCATATCATAAATGTTACTGGTTTGAAGAAAACAAATAAATATTTGCTTGCTTCTGTTAGTCGTTTGTTAGACCCAAGTGAATCTACTCGTGAAATTCTTTATCGTCAAGCTGGTGATTTGGCTTCTAGTAAAAATATGACAGAATACGAAGAGCGTACTAAACAATATAATTTATTGAGTTTGCAAGCAAATGATGTAAAACAAAATGCTCGTTCTTTGAACAATATTTATGATGCTTCTATTCGTCAAGCTATTCGTTGGGGATTTGAAGAAAATACTAAAGTAGGTTCTATTTCTAACGAAGTATTTGAAGTAGATAATCAATATATTGTTATGATGTTGAAATCTCGTACTAAAAAAGGAATTCAGCCTCTTTCTAAAGTATATGAGCAAGTACGTCGTGAGGTAATCAAAGAAATCAAACAAAAAGATGTTTTGGCAAAATTAGAAGGCAAAACAGGAACTCTTGATGAAATTGCAAAAGGATTTGGCGACCAAGCTCGTGTTCTTGACCAACAAAACTATACATATATTACAAATGCTCTTAATGGTGTTGGTTTTGCTCCAAAGGCAGCAGGTACAGCTTTCGGAATGAAAGAAGGAGAAGTTTCTAAGCCTATTGCTGATGAAACAGGTGTATTGATAGTAAAAGTAGAAAAGCGTGGTGAGGTTGGAGAAGTAGCTGATTACACTAAATATAAAGAACCAGTAGAACAAGACCGTCAGCAGCCATATAATGCAGGTGGAATTCTTCGTGCTATCAAACAACTTACTGATACAGAAGAAAATATTGATAGTTTTTATTAAGATTAATTCAGTATTGAATAGAAAAAACCTAAGTTGAAAAACTTAGGTTTTTTTGTTTCTTTAGAAAATTAGAATCGTTTTGACTACTACACTATAATTATAAAAGGTCTTTTTAAGAAAAATAGTTTTGTAATACTATTTTTGTTTGTATTTCAGTGCAGCGATATAAAAAAACTCTTAAAACGGCTTTATATTTTACTTATCTTATTTTTTAGCTTATGTCATTTATTCTCAATTTTAAGAAACGATTAATTATTTCAAGTTATCTTTTTTTCTGTATTATTTTTTCCTCTTGTGATTCGAAAGTTTCTTATCAGGCAGGAGAAGAAACTACTACGATTGAATATACAAAAGAAGATACAATCATAGAAACTGAAGAAATTACAATCATTGAACTTGAAAAAGATTCTTTTTCAGACCTAGATTCATTAGAAAAAATAAAATTTATAGACAAAACTGTAACAGAAATAGATTATTTATATTTGTGGCATTTTATTACACCTATGTCTATGGGTTTGCATGGTAATGCAGGTTATCTATACAAACCTAGTTTTTATTATACAAAACAAAAAATGATAAGAGCAGTAGAATATAGCTCTGACAAAGATATATGGCATTTTTATTTTCAAGATGATAATAATGTTGATTCTACTTCTCACCCTTCTAATCACAAAAATGTATTGTATGCTCGCTTTTCTCAAAAGAATAAAAATCAAACTTTGAAAACAGTATATGAATTTTATTTGAATAAAATTAACTTTAATGATACTAGAAAAAACACCTATTTAATTTTAGATAAAAATAAAAAAAATCTAAAAGAAGAAGAAAAACAAAAAGCTGAAAACATATTTTCTCAGCCTTATACGATTACTTTAAAGTTAGCAGATAATGGACATTTATTCCGAGAAGGATTTAAAGATTTGTTTAATAAACCTCATCAGATAGAAATGAATGGAATACTGAAAAAGAAAGATTAAAAATAATAGTATTTAGTCAAAACTAAAAAAGACCTAAATCACAAGAGTTAGGTCTTTTTTTGGTAGAATTTAAAAGCAGTTTCATTGTATTACTTCTGACTTCTAATTTTATTTATTTATCTGTTTCTTCCATATTGCTCATGACTAGAAACCCAATCAGAAGAAGAAATGGCTGAACCAAGAGAAATTTCACCAGCAAGTACTACACCTGCAATAATTTCAGCTAATTTGTTTACTCTATTTTTACCAAAACAATCCATCATTTCTAAGCACTCTTTTTGAGTAGCCAAACCAACACCACCACCATAAGTAGCAATAATTAAAGAAGGAATTGTGATTGAAATATAAAGGTCTTTTTCAGGAGTAAGCTCTGAATAAAGAATACCAGCCGAAGATTCTGAAACATTTGCTACATCTTGCCCAGTAGCAATAAACATAGCTGTAATACCATTAGCAGAGTGTGCGCCATTGTTATTTGCACCTGAAATAAATGCACCAATAGTAGCTATTTGTCCGTGATAAGCTAAAGATTCTGGCTCTACACGCATATTTTGAATGAGTACATCTCTAGGAATCAAACATTCTGCTACTACACGTTTACCACGAGTACGCATAACGTTGATTTGAGATGCTTTTTTATCTGTCGCAAAGTTAGATTCTAAATAGAAATGCTCTATTTTATTTTCATCATAAGCATCTAAAACCCAGCTACAAGCTGCAAAAGTAGCACGACCAACCATATTCTGACCTGCTGCATCACCCGTTTTATAATTGAAACGTAGATAAGCAAATTTATTAGACAAATAACAATCAATATCATGAAGTTTGGCAACACTTGAAGTTGCTTCTGCTGTTTCTACAATCTTATCATAATTTTCTTTTTTCTTTGTCCATTCTACAAAATCTCTAGCACCACGAGCATCTTTAAATACAAAAACTGGCGCACGTTGCATGGCATCTCCAATGACAGTACATTTTACTCCACCACTAAGATTAAGGACTTTCATTCCACGATTATAAGAAGCTACAAGTGTTCCTTCAGCTGTTGCCATAGGAATTAAAAAATCACCTTTTGCATGTTCTCCATCAATCGTTATTGGGCCAGCAATACCAATCGGAATCTGTGCTGCGCCAATAAAATGTTCACAGTTTCCTGCTGCAATATGTGGGTCAAATGAATATTTTGTTACGTGGTCTAGCTTTTTACCAGTAATTTTTTCAACAAATTCTTGTCTGGTTTTGATAGCACTTTCTGCATAATCATCATTTTCATCTCTAGGGATTTTGACTTCTGATTCTCCAAAACCTGAAATAGCATCTTGTACTTTGAACTTTAGCTTTCCAAATGGATTAGCTACAAAAGAAATCTGAATATCATGTTTGGCTTCTGGAAGTTTGTCAATATTAGCCAAAACATTAAAACTTTTACTTAGTGGAAAATCAATAGGGTTGTCAGAATCCATTGAAGAAGGGCTAATCATGTTATTATCTCCCATATCAATCTGAATATCGCTCATTGGGATTTTTTTGCCATTTATTTCGACGCTGATAAGTTCGCTAAATTTAGCATCACTCAAACGATTTTTAATTGTAAATTGTACACCTTTGTCTGTATTTTTCAAACTTCCTCTTGAATAAAGTTGTTTGAGTATTAAGCTAGGTATTTGCATAAGGTTTGTATAAGTTTAGTGTGAGGTTTAATTTACGAATTAGATATTTTTTACAATATTAAGCTAATATTGTAAAAAACCATTGATAATACAACTTATTTATTTATTTATTAATGAAATGTTTGGTTTTTTTTTAAAAAACAAACAAATTATATCGTTTGGGAAAATTTTTTTTTACATAAATCTTTATGTTACAAATATTTACTCTTCTATTTTGATAAATAAATAGTAATTTTGAAAGTGAGAATAGTATTTTATAAATGACATCACATTTAATTTAATTAGAGATATTCATCTGCATAAATTATATAGATTATAGATTTTTATGAAAAAAAGAACTCTTTTATTTGGAGCTGCACTTGCAGCAGGCATTACTTATTGGTGGAGAAAGCCAAAAGAAATTAGCTTTGATTATACATTTAAGACCAATTTTTCGCCTACTGTACTTTGGACATACATAGAAGAAGCCTTCCGAAACTCAAAGGAAAGTGAGCTTTGGGTTCAGCATTTGGAAGAGTTGGAAACAACAGGAATAGCAGCAGGAAATAAAGTAATGGCAATTTATAAAACTCCAATGTTTGCCAAAGTACACCATTATTATATTACTGAAGCGAGTTATGGAAAGTATTTTGTCTATGAACCTGTTGCCGAACACCCTCTAAAAGGACGTACTATTGTAGAAATTACGCCTACAAAAAGAGGTTGTAATTTGCGCTGGAGAGGTAAATATTATTTTAAAGGAATGCCACTTGCTGCAATTTATTTAGTGGGTTATTTTGAAAAGGCTTTTTTTGAAGGATTACAAGAAAATTTGTATAAAATAGAACCTCGTATGCCTCAAAATATGCAAGTTATTGATAGAGTTTATGACTAATTTATTGTAGGTTTTTTATGAATATTTGCAGCCTATTATATTATAGGTTTAGTAATTATAAATAAATTTTTATGCTTTCTCATCCAAAATAACCTTCACTTTCAAAATCCCTGCAATACTAATGGCATCGGTAATTTGTCCATTTAAAACCATTTGATAGGCTTTTTGAAAGGGGATTTTTTGTATTTCTAGGTTTTCAGTTTCTTCAGGCTGCATTTGTCCTTGCTCTAATTCTTGCGCCAAAAAAACATAACCCACTTCATCACAAATAGAATTTGAAGTATGAAGTTTCATAATATTTTGCCATTTTTTAGCTTTTAAACCTGTTTCTTCTTCTAATTCTCGTTGTGCATGGAGTAGATAATCATCTGTTGGTGCGCCTCCCATGGGAAGTTCCCACGAATATTCATTGAGTGCATAACGCCATTGTCCGACTAAATAGGTGTTATTTTCATTATCTAAAGGAACAATTCCGATGGCTGCATTTTTGAAATGAACGACACCATAAATTCCATTATTTCCACTTGGATTAATAACTTGATTTTCTTTTACATCAATCCAATTATTTTCATAAACTGCTTTTGTAGAAAGTGTTTTCCAATCGTTTTTTCTGTTATTCATAAAGTGCGCTTTTGGATAGGGTTAGTAAATAATTTCATGATAAAATACAGGATACACACAAATATATTTTTAAATATCGAAAATGAAACTACTTTTTGAAATGATTAATTTTCTTTTTACACAAAAAAAATCGTAAAAATTGCATTTCCTTTAATAGTTTACGAACTTTGCAGTTAAATTTTAGTTAGGATTTAGTCTAAATAATTATAGCATAATTATAACTAGAAATTTAAGAAAATACTCAAAAACGAAAATACTCAAAAATGCTCAATATAAATAACTTACAAGCTAAAATTGCTGAAAAACAAATCCTTAAAGGACTTAATCTTGAAATAAAAGCTGGCGAAGTTCATGCTATTATGGGGCCAAATGGCTCGGGAAAAAGTACTCTTGCTTCTGTTTTGGCAGGAAGAGAAGAATACGAAGTAACAGGAGGAGACGTAACTTTTGAAGGAAAAGATCTTTTAGAGCTTGCGCCAGAAGAGCGTGCTGGCGAAGGAATATTTTTAGCTTTTCAATATCCAATCGAAATACCAGGAGTAAGCAATGCTACTTTTATGAAAACGGCTGTCAATGAAATTCGTAAATACAAAGGAAAAGAAGAATTAGATGCAGTTTCTTTTTTGAAATTGATGAAATCAAAGGCTGCTGAAATGGAATTAGACTCATCACTTTTGACAAGAGCTTTGAATGAAGGTTTTTCGGGTGGAGAGAAGAAAAAAAATGAGATTTTTCAAATGGCTATGTTAGAACCAAAATTAGCTATCTTGGACGAAACAGACTCAGGGCTTGATATTGATGCTCTCAAAATTGTTGCAAATGGAGTTAATCGTTTTAAAAGTAAAGACAATGCAGTGATTGTAGTAACTCACTATCAACGACTTTTAGATTATATCGTTCCCGATTTTGTACATGTTTTGTATCAAGGTCGCATCGTAAAATCAGGCACAAAAGAACTTGCTTTAGAATTGGAAGCAAAGGGTTATGATTGGATAAAAGAAGAAGTGGCTGCTCAATAAATTGAGCAATTACGAATTACGAATTAAAAATGACGTATTATTCTTTTTTAAAACAACCCACCAATTATGACAACAACATTAGACGATATAAAATCTACTTTTCTAGCTCCTTTCGAAGAATTGGCTGAACAAGTAAGTGAAAATATAAATACCGATAAACTTACTTTAGCCAAAAAAACAGCTTTAGAAGCTATCGAAGAAAAAGAATTTCCAACTACAAGAAACGAAGAATGGAAATTTACAGATATAAAAAGTGTTATTTCAAATAATTTTGAATTACAAAGTAAAGAGGGTTCAGAAAATTCTACTTTAGATTTGAATGAATTAGATTATTATTTGAATAGTAATAAGGAATTAGATTCTCATATTCTTGTTTTTATCAATGGCTATTTTTCTGAGAAACATTCTTCTATAAAAGCATTGAATGATAAAATTTCTATCAAAACGCTTTCGAATATAGAAGCAAATAGTTCTATTTTTGATAAATTTGAATCTGATTCGGTTAGTATCTTTTCTGACATCAATACAGCCTTTGCTCCTGATGGTTATGTCATTGAACTTGCTGATAATCAAGAATTGGAGCTTCCTGTTTTTGTTTATTTTGTAAATGATGCAAGTCAGAAAAATACGCTTTCACAGGTTAGAAATTATATTTCTGTTGGCGAAAATAGCCGTTGTACGGTTGTAGAAAACTATATTACAAAAGGAGAAAATCCAAATTTGGTAAATATAGTAACTTCTATAAATGTTGAGAAATACGCAAATGTGAAGCATCTCAAAATTCAGGCTGATGCAAAAAGTCAGTTTCAGGTAGGCAGCACACATGCAAAACAAGCCGATAATAGCAGTTTTACAAATACGACTATTTCACTTGCAGGAAAATTGATTCGCAATGATTTAAGAATCATTTCTGGAGAACATTGTGAGTCGTATATGAACGGACTTTATTTGTTGAATGAAAAAACACATGTTGATAATCATACAGTAATTGACCATCAGCGACCAAATTCGTACAGTAATGAAATGTACAAAGGTGTTTTGGATGGCAAATCAAGAGCTGTTTTTAATGGAAAAATATTTGTTCGTCAGGCTGCAC contains:
- a CDS encoding cytochrome c oxidase subunit 3 produces the protein MQQQEQTNIREKKTTLEKMEQQHPYIMMMYLGIMGIFMAFTLLMLLFFNESLIKAVTNPIQFPYSFFISTIAIVSSSFFLEKARQQFYKDNFKKLKNNLLAVFGLGIVFLSLQIVGGYELHQNKIYLEGKTAGAYLYIISAFHMIHVMGGLIYSAVLLNQYIKKADDAVQILITVTNPFEKIKLQLLTIYWHFMDILWVAIFVGFLIALL
- a CDS encoding KdsC family phosphatase, whose translation is MNTSLKEKTQKIKIILTDVDGVLTDSKIIYDNNFLEYKNFNVKDGFIIKPLQKLGFKIGVITGRESDVVKKRCQELGFDFHYHGKGGINAKLETFETILKGNNIQPENIAYIGDDWIDLPILIRCGLSAAPKDAMKEVLERVDFVTERKGGEGALREFVQLILEGQNKLEDLIKNYL
- a CDS encoding peptidylprolyl isomerase, with amino-acid sequence MAIITSIQKRTGLLMGVIFVALAAFLLTEWIGGNMKAGGGEQIIGEIDGTEIKYQDFNNQLQIMRDRMEASQQSKINESQLPMVRTQTWNLLVTQYALKPEWEKLGITVTEDEVVDMVQGNNISPQIKQAFTDPKTGVFDKDKVIAFIRNLQSQSPQAQQQFAAFEQELPESRRSEKYENLLRKSVYVTTAEAKRRYEDETIKLDLKYLYVPYANIPDSTVTVTEEQIKEYYNANKEDYDDAASIAVEYITIPIAPSKEDSTDTKRYLTNIKDKFAATENDTAFIAQHSQIEANFAELAPSNFPKPLANQMGEEVVVGFVANPAAMNGTYKMFKVVKELGLAVDSVKASHILFNIQGKSPEEKLAIETKAKEILAQAKGGSDFAKLAEEHSEDQGSKVKGGDLSWFGRNAMVKPFEDASFGATENGVLSELVETQYGYHIINVTGLKKTNKYLLASVSRLLDPSESTREILYRQAGDLASSKNMTEYEERTKQYNLLSLQANDVKQNARSLNNIYDASIRQAIRWGFEENTKVGSISNEVFEVDNQYIVMMLKSRTKKGIQPLSKVYEQVRREVIKEIKQKDVLAKLEGKTGTLDEIAKGFGDQARVLDQQNYTYITNALNGVGFAPKAAGTAFGMKEGEVSKPIADETGVLIVKVEKRGEVGEVADYTKYKEPVEQDRQQPYNAGGILRAIKQLTDTEENIDSFY
- a CDS encoding hydroxymethylglutaryl-CoA reductase: MQIPSLILKQLYSRGSLKNTDKGVQFTIKNRLSDAKFSELISVEINGKKIPMSDIQIDMGDNNMISPSSMDSDNPIDFPLSKSFNVLANIDKLPEAKHDIQISFVANPFGKLKFKVQDAISGFGESEVKIPRDENDDYAESAIKTRQEFVEKITGKKLDHVTKYSFDPHIAAGNCEHFIGAAQIPIGIAGPITIDGEHAKGDFLIPMATAEGTLVASYNRGMKVLNLSGGVKCTVIGDAMQRAPVFVFKDARGARDFVEWTKKKENYDKIVETAEATSSVAKLHDIDCYLSNKFAYLRFNYKTGDAAGQNMVGRATFAACSWVLDAYDENKIEHFYLESNFATDKKASQINVMRTRGKRVVAECLIPRDVLIQNMRVEPESLAYHGQIATIGAFISGANNNGAHSANGITAMFIATGQDVANVSESSAGILYSELTPEKDLYISITIPSLIIATYGGGVGLATQKECLEMMDCFGKNRVNKLAEIIAGVVLAGEISLGSAISSSDWVSSHEQYGRNR
- a CDS encoding SRPBCC family protein, with the protein product MKKRTLLFGAALAAGITYWWRKPKEISFDYTFKTNFSPTVLWTYIEEAFRNSKESELWVQHLEELETTGIAAGNKVMAIYKTPMFAKVHHYYITEASYGKYFVYEPVAEHPLKGRTIVEITPTKRGCNLRWRGKYYFKGMPLAAIYLVGYFEKAFFEGLQENLYKIEPRMPQNMQVIDRVYD
- a CDS encoding NUDIX domain-containing protein; translated protein: MNNRKNDWKTLSTKAVYENNWIDVKENQVINPSGNNGIYGVVHFKNAAIGIVPLDNENNTYLVGQWRYALNEYSWELPMGGAPTDDYLLHAQRELEEETGLKAKKWQNIMKLHTSNSICDEVGYVFLAQELEQGQMQPEETENLEIQKIPFQKAYQMVLNGQITDAISIAGILKVKVILDEKA
- the sufC gene encoding Fe-S cluster assembly ATPase SufC produces the protein MLNINNLQAKIAEKQILKGLNLEIKAGEVHAIMGPNGSGKSTLASVLAGREEYEVTGGDVTFEGKDLLELAPEERAGEGIFLAFQYPIEIPGVSNATFMKTAVNEIRKYKGKEELDAVSFLKLMKSKAAEMELDSSLLTRALNEGFSGGEKKKNEIFQMAMLEPKLAILDETDSGLDIDALKIVANGVNRFKSKDNAVIVVTHYQRLLDYIVPDFVHVLYQGRIVKSGTKELALELEAKGYDWIKEEVAAQ
- the sufD gene encoding Fe-S cluster assembly protein SufD codes for the protein MTTTLDDIKSTFLAPFEELAEQVSENINTDKLTLAKKTALEAIEEKEFPTTRNEEWKFTDIKSVISNNFELQSKEGSENSTLDLNELDYYLNSNKELDSHILVFINGYFSEKHSSIKALNDKISIKTLSNIEANSSIFDKFESDSVSIFSDINTAFAPDGYVIELADNQELELPVFVYFVNDASQKNTLSQVRNYISVGENSRCTVVENYITKGENPNLVNIVTSINVEKYANVKHLKIQADAKSQFQVGSTHAKQADNSSFTNTTISLAGKLIRNDLRIISGEHCESYMNGLYLLNEKTHVDNHTVIDHQRPNSYSNEMYKGVLDGKSRAVFNGKIFVRQAAQKTNAFQSNKNVLLSDDSILNTKPQLEIWADDVKCSHGATTGKLDEEALFYLQARGIPKQKAKSLLLQAFAEEVLDSIEIDVLREFLTNEIENRLSVQ